The genome window TATGAAAGGGAAAGAGAGTAGGAAGTCAACCAGATAAATGTCTCTAGCCAGAAAGCTTGAACCTAGCCATACTTATTGCCATGTTTGCGGTTCCCTTGTGAAATTGGGCTACTTTCAAAACAATGTTGTGGGTTGCGGGTTTTTGGGATACTTCTAAATTGCACTGTGGCCGCCATGGCATTtctcttaaaaaaataaaagaatatAACCTGCTGCTGCTGACTATCAGGCAGTGAGGTAGGCTGTTACTGAGTGAGTGTTGAGAGCACTGGTTGAGACTGCTGCAGCGGGCAACTGATTCACAAAGATAGAGCAGCACTCGCACACATCATGGCAACTTCTTGCCAGTTGTAGGTAGGCTATTTACATTGGTCATTGTGGAGACACTTATTTTCAAATCTTTTTCCATAAAACATATTAAAGCGTAAGAACTGATATAACGGCAACAAAGCACTGGAAAACGACTTTAGGCGCACTAGAGCGCTTTAGATAAATTCGCTCAGAGGTGGTATAAATAAACTGCATTCTAATGTCAACATTTCTTATGGAAAACCATATCAAGCATAGGGTTTTATGCATGCTCAGTTCTTGGGACTTGAGTCCTGCACGAGTAAAATTTGAAATGGAAGTTATGTTACGTGCTTCTGTTATGGGGGGAAAAAATCCACAAAAACTGACGTTAAATATGGAGAACGATAGTTTTTCATCTGTTGGCCATCCAGTAGGCTATtaataggctactgtagcctacaattcgatacaataaatatgttgaaattaCAATATCACTGGAGTCATTGAAAATCAATTTGTGACACTTGTGTAACCTACCAGAACTGGCAAACAGATTTAATAAATAGCTTATAACTTCAGtttgttgttgtagccttgtgttattatgaTATTATTAATAGCCATGTTTAATTAAATTGGAAGTAATCAATTGTAATCATGGTCAAAGCTCTATCGCAAATatatcattctccacatttaatgtcagtttcattgtggACTTTTCCCTAAAATGAGATACTGGGATATCAGGAGCCATAGGCTACCTGCATCTAGCTCAGCAAGCCATGGCAAAGTTGAATTGCAATTATTAACTCAGATTTTAGTCAGTAGCCAGTCTATGCCTATTGAAATGCATCACTCGCAAATAGGCAATTTGTAACGGGttgtagtcttaacatctggcacataacagcacaattgccagaaaattgccaaagactcatTTTTTTTATGTCTGTCCAACTTTTATCACTCAAACTCTCCTGTCGGATGGATCTGTAGTTATGTACATGCAAACtggatttatttacaattataaactgggttgtttgagccctgaatgctgattggttgaacgcaatggtatatcagaccatgtaCCATGAGTATGACAAAAAATGACCTTTACTGttttaattacgttggtaaccagtttataatagcaataaggcagtggtttgtggtatatggccaatataccagggCGTTGGGCTGTGTCCTAAGAACAGTCCtcagcagtggtatattggcaaaATACCACACCTcatcgggccttattgcttaatcataGAAGTCAAAACAAGATAATCAACATCCATTGATGGAAAATGATCTAATATGGACAAATTATATTTTCTCTTCTGACATTCTTAAACTCACTGTAATTATTATTTTAAAGGAAAACCACATTTTGCTTCTTAGCCTACTTCGTTGCAGCGATATTCCTTCCTAATTCGCTCATAGCATTATCGAAAAAGGGTTTCTTGGATAAATGATGCCAGTCTTTTGGTTTCTTGGATAAATGCCAGTCTTTTGCTGCAGAAAAATAATGTTGGGCTTGTTTTCCCGGACATGTGAGCCGTTTTTGATGGGTCATTGGGCTACACATTTTTTGCTAGACCTGGCAACCCTGTTTACAGCTATCTGGAGCTGTGACCTAAAAGGAGTCAGCCGAGACCCACCACTCCGTCCTGACCGGAGTGGTGGGTCTTTTATATGAGAAACATGTAATTCTCCTTGGGTGAAGCTGTATTTGTATAGTGTAAATTATTTAAGTACAGTAATGTGTCACCGGCCATAATATTTGCAACAGTGCTAAATGAGTCATGTGTATCAGCTGTTGCAGCCAGATGACAGTATCTTCCTAGCTTCAGACTGCTATAGCTTTAAGGTTAGCTTACAGGCTACTAACATTGCCATAGATTGCATGCATGCTAGCATATTAGGGGATTAAAGCTAGCGAACAAACAAGCGAATATATAGCTAGCAAATGGTTCGCAAGTTCTCCTAAGAAACATGCACTACTAGGTGCAAGTTATCTCAAATTGGAAAACTTACTAGCTACATACAGTATTGGGTACAGTATGTATGCGCTGCTTGTTGTGGAATATTACTTGTGCTTGAACTGTCAAAGCTAACTTAAGTGGTCTAGCAGTTGGAAGCATGCAAAGCTTTTCCATCAACGAACTCTTGTCCTTTTCCCTCTTTGACAGTCGAGGACTCAAACCCACCTCTTCTGTAGATTTTCTGAGCGATTTCTCCCGTTCATACTGGGTAACAAGTTGTTCGTTATCCTCTTTCAGAAGCTCCAACTCGACTTCGTGCTCCTGGTTGTCCGCGAACACTGCGTCCAAGTTCTCCAACACTGCGACGACGAGCGGCATGAGTTCTTTCACAACGTCCTCGTCGTACTGACATATCAACCGTTCAAACTCTCGGTAAATTGAGCTCGCCAGACCCGAAACCCGTTCAGACATCATCGCCGAACTGCCAGAGTCGTCCTGGTAAAGAACTCCATCGTCCAACTCCATTTTCTTGTCCCACTCTCTTCTCGCCAGCTAGCGGGCTAACAGCAGCCGAGGAAAACGTTACGCTACTTGTGAAAGCCTGCCAGCAGCAACCCACCTTATAGTTCTGTGGTGCAGCGAGACCAAATAGTGTCCCTAAAATATAACCGCGTTACCATTAGCTACGGAGAAGATAAACAATAGTAAAATGAACGACTTTCAACAAGTTGCGGTCCCTTTCTCCTATGGACAGTTGACTTACAAGGGTGCTAAAAAGAAAAGTATCTTGCTTGCTACTTGGCTCCGCTTTTTAGTTACCCTCCCGACTTCCCAACAGATGAGCTTCTGTGTTGTTGACTGGCCCCCGTCATGGTGACGTCACATGCTAAAAGAGGGCTGGGCATGAGGGGGGAAAATTTTATCATTTTGGATATTTTGGAAACATTTTGTAATTTGTGCCAGTTTTCATTCACATCAATATTGGTCATATCTGTAATTGGCCATCTTTATTCAATGTGCCTCATCAATGTACTGTTGTTTTAGCTCAACAGGTAGTCTAAAAAATCTGCTTCGGTACTTTGCAAATGTTTGATAAATAACGTAAGCTGCCTCCAGATACAAAAATAACTACAGAAACATGACATGCTTTTATTTGTATCGTCAAACTAAATAATACACAATTCAGGATGTAAACTACTACATTACTTTGACTTTCTGTTATCAATGTTGAATTACCTGATGATGTAATATGTAAATAGCAAATGAACAGAAAAAGTGTTAGGAAACTGGAGTAATTTAGGTTACCTCGTATCACCCGGAAGTTGTTTTCATGCAAATGAACTTGTTTCATGCACTGCATACAAGGAGCAAAACAAAACACTGGTCAAGCATCGAGAGTATTGATGAGACTTATTGTTATGCGATGCATAGGCACTATTCACCCTGATCTTTGAGGAGGTAGAAGTTGTCCCCAACCACTTACACAGGGTCAGATATTGTTCATCACCCTAATGGTTAGGGGGAGGATAATCTGATCTTAGATCTGTGGTCCAGAACAATTTCTTCCTCAAGTCTCAGACATTCAGCACAGAACAAAGACAAACCACAGTTAAACAATCAACAATCTCTTCAAAACCAGCAACATAaaaaaaatagtcaaaataaaatcTGCATGTACACTTTTGGAATTACAGTTACACTGCAATAATATCTAACTATGTACACAAAGCACAATTGATGTTAATGACACTGACAGTTTTTCATGGAATTACTCAAAAGAAGAAAGCAATAACCAATGAATTGGCAACAAATTATGAcaacaaataaataatcaaattGCAACCCCCTTTCCAAAGTCAGTGAGAAAGACAGTCCTGCACATTCCTTTTATTGATGAGTCTAATTGTCTTGCCCCTTTGACTTGGCTGTTGAAGAACCCCTCATGGGGTGGGGACAAAACAAGGACAGAAGCTGGGGGGGACTTAAGACAGGGGAAAGGAAGAAACAGGACTGGAACAGAAGGACTGGGGACAGAATGGGGTCAGACTAGCGAAAGACAGTCAGGCTTGTcctgttcaggtgtgtgtgtgtgtgtgtgtgtgtgtgtatcagatgACGTTGAGGTGGCTGTTGCTAAGCGACGAGGGGCAGAGGTTGAAGGGCCTGTCCTGTGTCAGACTGCGAAGCGACAGGAGCACAGCGTCAGGCATGTGGTCGGCCATCATCCTGGGGCTGATGAGAACACTACGGAACGCCGTTTCACTGGACCACTCCACCCGGTAACGCACCTGGGAAAAACAGGACctaggaggagggaagggagagaaaaaGTGGAGGACTTTGGTCAATGACAAAGGCAGACATGGATGTAATgtacttaaaggggcagtgtagTTAACGTGATTTTCCTGTTGTTTATCCTTCTTCATATTTCCACACGGAGGTCAAAaataaattgtgaaaatgataattaatgccctttttgtgtaagagctgtttgaaaaaaaatcctggaatgTGTGTGTCACAATGTGATCTGATTATAATAGACCATGACTATTCATCTGGGCAAGGGGGTAGGCTCGAAACCGTCCTATCAGCCAATCATTGCTGTGTttgtaaatacagttgaagtcagaagtttacctacaccttagccaaatacatttaaactcagtttttcacaattcctgacatttaatccaagtaaaaattccccgtcttaggtcagttaggatcaccactttattttaagaatgtgaaatgtcagaataatagtagagagaattatttatttcagcttgtatttctttcatcacattcccagtgggtcagaaatgtacatacactcaattagtatttggtagcattgcctttaaattgtttaacttgggtcaaacgtgtcgggtagccttccacaagcttcccagaataagctgggtgaattttagcccattcctcctgacagagctggtgtaactgagtcaggtttgtaggcctccttgctcacacaagcttttttcagttctgcccacaaatgttctataggattgaggtcagggctttgtgatggccactccaataccttgactttgttgtccttaagccattttgccacaactttggaagtatgcttggggtcattgtccatttggaagacccagttgcgaccaagctttatcttcctgactgatgtcttgaaatgttgcttcaatagatccacaattttcctcctcatgatgctatctattttgtgtagtgcaccagtccctcctgcagcaaagcacccccacaacatgatgctgcaacccccgtgcttcacggttgggatggagttcttcggctacaaacataacgatggtcattatggctaaacagtcctatttttgtttcatcagaccagaggaaatttctccaaaaagtattttctttgtctccatgtgcagttgcaaaccgtagtctggcttttttatggtggttttggagtagtggcttcttccttgctgagcagcctttcaggtcatgtcgatataggacttgttttactgtggatatagatacttttgtaccggtttcctccagcatcttcacaaggtcctttgctgttgttctgggattgatttgcacttttcgcaccaaagtacgttcatctctagaagacagaactcgtctccttcctgagcggtatgacggctgcgaggtcccatagtgtttatacttgcgtactattgtttgtacagatgaacgtggtaccgtcaggcatttggaaattgctcccaaggatgaaccagacttgtggaggtctacaatttattttcctgaggtctttggctgatttattttgattttcccatgatgtcaagcaaagaggcactgagtttgaaggtaggccttgaaatacatccacaggtacacttccaattggcTAAAATGAagtcaattagactatcagaagcttctaaagccatggcataattttctggagttttccaagctgtttaaaggcacagtcaacttagtgtatgtaaacttctgacccactggaattgtgatacagtggataagtgaaataatctgtaaacaattgttggaaaaattacttgtgtcatgcacaaagtagatgtcctaactgacttgccaaaactgtagtttgttaacaagaaatttgtggagtggttgaaaaacgagttttaatgaccccaacctaagtgtatgtaaacttccgacttcaactgtatcttaaaATTTGTTTCCTAATGCCCATACGATCAGCCTGAGCATTTCAAGAAACaaaggaggctcagggaaataaatgATCCAAAATTATTTTCAATAAATAAACAGTGATTTATTACGACAAAGTGATGATTTCAAAATAACATTAAAGACTCCATGCAAGGagaaatgtactttttttttttacaaccaaaATGGTGTACTTCTGAACTTCAGTAACGTTATATTCCATTTTGTATGACTCAAGCAGTTTCCCCTATCCAGGTGTTCCATTCTCTGTGTAGGCCGCGtggagaatggagggagaggtaTCACTCAAGTCGCAACAAAATGGAACATAACGTTGCAGATAAAGTCGGAATcacacaatttcatgtgtacaacatctaaaagacccgcatcactatactgagagtgTTTCCGTTTCTAAAAGGATGtctttgggtgtttttggagcattTGTTCATGTTTTGTACGAGCCCCCATACTTCAGAACGAGGAAGTCTCACCGGTTGGactaagtttctcaaaaacaagtgacATCACAAAAAGTGTCTGAACACTTCTATAAAATCCTAAATACAGATCTGGTTGTAAAAAAgttaactttgtgtgtgtgtgcctcataCACACCTCCGTGACGGCCCGTCCTCTGTAATGTGCAGTATACGTCCCGGTAAGAAAAGTGGCAGGTGGGAGCCGTGTACAGGTGACTCCTCGGAAGCCAAGCCTTGATAGGACGATGAGCTGCGAATCAGCAGTGACTCCTCCCCCAAAAGCGGTTGGTTAAGCTCCTCCTTCCGTCTGTTGTCCATCTCAGTAGGGAAGTCATCAGGCTCTCCCCCAAACAACTCATACCAACAGCCCTGGAGCAGGATACGGTactgagagggagtgggagagaaaaggagaaggaAGAAGTCATCAGAAATCATCAAGGTCCCTCTCCAAAGTTAGGATTCTGCCCATATCATTTTACTCATAATAAACTTAATTTTGGATTTGAATGATAATGTTCTCACCTTGGGCTTATTGCAATTAGAAACCATTTTTAGTATTCTCCTCTTCAAGTCCTCCATGTTGGGATAACTCAAcctgagagatggaggagagagagaaaatgtaatCTGTGCAGCCTTTCAACAAAACACAGAACAAGCACTTGAACGCTAACTCGGAGAGAAAAAAATAGTTTGAGAGGGCGGTGGAGTTGCTGTCCTTTTCTGTGTGCCTGTAACAAGGGGACAGATCCTAAATATATCGTCTCCATCGTACACCATAGCCCTTTCACATTCAGACTCAGAAATCAGGAGTTTCCACTGGAGTCGACACACTGagtcggtagagcatggtcctctgcagctcagtcggtagagcatttttaaaaaacattttatttaaccaggtaggccagttgagaacaagttctcatttacaactgccagCTGACCaacataaagcaaagcaatgcaacaaaaacaacagagttacacatgggataaacaaacgtacagtcaataacacaattgaaaaatctgtatacagtgtgtgcaaatgaagtaaggaggtaaggcaataaataggccaagtggcgaagtaattacaatttagcaatttacactggagtgatatatgtgcaaatGAGGATgtgaaagtagaaatactggtgtgcaaaagagcagaaaaacaaaaacgggatgaggtaggtagttggttggttgggatatttacagatgggctgtgtacagctgcagcgatcagtaagctgctctgacagctgacgcttaaagttaatgagggagatataagtctccaacttcagagatttttgcaattcgttccagtcattggcagcagagaactggaaggaaaggcggccaaaagaggtgttggctttggggatgaccactgaaatatacctgctggagcgcgtgctactggtgggtgttgctatggtgaccagtgagctgagataaggcggagctttaccttgcaaagacttatagatgacctggagccagtgggtttggcggcgaaaatgtagcgaggaccagccaacgagagcatacaggtcgcagtggtgggtagtatatggggctttggtgacaaaacggatgacactgtgatagcaaattggatgcagtctgagtagagtgttggaggctaatttgtaaatgacatcgctgaagtcaaggatcggtaggataatcagtttaacgagggtaagtttggcagcatgagtgaaggaggctttgttgcgaaataggaagccaattctagattggtcctctgtagatcagtcggtagagcatggtcctctgtagatcagtcggtagagcatggtcctctgtagatcagtcggtagagcatggtcctctgtagatcagtcggtagagcatggtcctctgtagatcagtcggtagagcatggtcctctgtagatcagtcggtagagcatggtcctctgtagatcagtcggtagagcatgcactgctagggttatgggttcgatttCCGGGGCCatccatacgtaaaatgtatgtacGCATGACTAAGTCACTGGATGAAAAGCATCAGCTAAATGGCCCATATTATTATTACATGCGGAGGAACAAGTGTTTCCCAGTCCCTATCCTGGTCCACTGTGTGTAGTAgtataattataattttttttaacctttatttaactaggcaagtcagttaagaacaaattcttattttcaatgacagcctaggaacagtgggtcaactgccttgttcaggggcaaaacgacagatttttaccttgtcagctcggggattcgatcttgcaacctatcggttactagtccaacgctctaaccactagtaggctacctgccgccccaaataatGTGTAATAGTGAGAAACTCATAACAGAAACTCATTAATAGAACACAGTTTGTTTCAGGGAAACAATTTGTCTGAGATAAACATGGGAGCACAGAGGGTCTCCATAACCAGAGGGATGGGTTGAGAggggctcctctcctcctcaccttggCACCAAGTCCTTCCCCAGAACCACAGACACTACAAACTCCTTGGAGTAATCAGCCAGGGCTTTACTgcagagagagcacagagggAAATCAATCTAATACTATGTACATTACACCAAGTTAAAACAACGCTTGATGTAATGCTAAGCATGCATTCTTTTTACGTGTGTTGAACTTGTTACCTCATGAGTCCCCCTGGTGGAGAGAAGGCGTAACACCGCAGGGTGGGAAAGGAGCTCCGTAATAGAATGGCCAGGAGAGAGGCTGTACCCCCTCCAAGACTGTGGCCTGTGATGACTAGCTTGTACTCctgaaaaaacacacaaacacacacagttggTGCTTTTACGGTTATATACAACTAATGTACTTTCTCTGAAAGAGGAAAGGTAAGGGTTCTTACAGGTGCGATGGTGAAAGCCTGGTTTAGAATGCCGTCGTTGAGGAGTTTCTTACAGATGTAGCTGGCTGCCTGAGACATGCCCTGTGGAACATAAGAGGTTACACCAGCTCATGTCTACCAATACCTCCCTTCGCAGATGAGTTATAATATGATAGAAATTCTAAGAAATTAAAGCTCAATAGAAGTTAAGTTTAGTCCCGTGGCCCCGCTGGcagcaccagggttgtgggttcgattcccacgggggccagtacgaaaaggtacccactcactactgtaagtcattcTGGATGAGAGCGACTGCtaactgactaaaatgtaaatgtaatgtgattATTGCACCCACCTTGTGAGCATAGCATGTTCCTGACACTCCCTCTACTGGCAGGTTCTCACAGTCTGCAGACAGGTCAGTCAGCAAATCCTACACAGAAATGTACATTAACTAGTGAAAGAttgagatggatagacaggaggTTTGGAGTGATGAGAAGTCTCACCCGTAGTGACAGTGTTCCTCTGATAGCCACCAGTACTGCCTCTCTCTTATGGTCCAGAGCCACAAAGAACGGAATCTCATAGATCTGGAACAGACAGAGTTATATTTATCAGTACTAGAGAATTCAACACTGGCCAACGAGCAGCACACTAATGGGGGAATAGGATCTCACTTGAGATTTGCCCTGAGTTGAAGTACCTGGTTGTGAAAGCTAACGTAGATGAAGTCTCTGTACTGTAGGCCGGTGCTGTGGAGGACGGAGGAGAAATGGCAGCCCATATTGTCTCCTCCGACAATGTCATACTCAGCAGACTGGGTCTTACAGctgaaacatacagtatatgggCATATAGGtgtttacagtacatacagtggcaataaaaagtatgtgaagcctttggaaatacctggatttctgcataaattggtcataaaatgtggTCTGatgatctaagtcacaacaatagacaaacagtctgcttaaactaataacacaaacaattatacgttttcatggctttattgaacacaccgtgtaaacattcacagtgcagggtgagaACAAGTATGTGAACCTTTGGATTAAATAACTGGTTGagcctcctttggcagcaataaactcaaccaaatgttttctgtcgtTACAGTTCAGACcggcacaacggtcaggaggaattttggaccattcgtctttccaaaactgtttcagttcagcaatattcttgggatgtctggtgtgaactgctctcttgaggtcatgccacagcatctcaatcaggtggaggtcaggactttgactgggccactccagaaggcatattttcttctgttgaagcaattctgttgttgatttacttgtgtgttttgggtcgttgtcctgttgcatcactcaacttctgttgagcttcaattggtggacagatagccttacattctcctgcaaaatgtcttgataaacttgggaattcatttttctggaCGATGATAGCGAGCTGTCCAGGcccgaggcagcaaagcagccccaaaccatgatgctccctccaccaaactttacagttgggatgaggttgatGTTGGTGCTGGGCATTTTTTTCTCCAcagtgttgtgttccttccaaacaactcaactgtagtttcatctgtccacagaatattttgccagtagcgctgtggaacaacCAGGTACTCTTTTGCCAACCTCAGACGTGCAGCAAAgtattttttggacagcagtggcttcttccatggtgtcctcccatgaacaccattcttgtttagcaTTTTACGTATCGTATACTCGTCaatagagatgttagcatgttccagagatttctgtaagtctttaactGACACAAGGATTATTCTTAacttcattgagcattctgcactgtgctcttgcagtcatctttgcaggatggccactcctagggagagtagtaacagtgctgaactttctccatttatagacaatttgtcttaccgtggactgatgaacatcaaggcttttagagatacttttgtaaccctttccagctttatgcaagttaacaattcttaatcttaggttttctgagatctcttttgttggaggcatggttcacatcaggcaaggcttcttgtgaatagcaaactcaaattgtgtgagtgtttttatagggcagctctaaccaacatctccaatctcacctgattgattggactccaggttagcggactcctgactccaattagtttTTGGAGAAGCCTATGGGTTCACATacattttccaacctacactgtgaatgtttaaattatgtattcaatacagacaagaaaaatacaataatttgtgtgttattagtttaaacaCACTGTGTTTgactattgttgtgacttagatgaagatcagataaaaaTTGAATGACCAATTagtgcagaaatccaggtaattccaaagggttcacatactttttcttgccactgtatgtgtttacagtacATATGTGTGCTTGTGTTTTTGTTCATGTAGTTGCTTAATACACTGATGTCCAGTGTTTTTGATATTGCTGTTAACAAATATGTAGGACAAATTACTTTCATACCCCGGCTCAAAAATCGATGAGCACATTAAATTAGAGGTACCACAGTCTTACCAGTCCCTGCTGAGTTTGCAGGCTCCGGTGAGAGGGTTGGAGTAGACATACATGGGCCAGCCATATGCAGCTACAGCAAATTGCATACAGTGGGCTGCCTTCTCCAGCTCTGCCTGAAGATCTTCTGCCTACGGAAAACACAGACACCAAGgcaactgattgattgattgacagactCACTGATTAATTGACTGACTCCAGTACTTACGATAGGTGATGAGGGACTGTGAGATAGGGCCTCGTCTGGATCTCTAC of Salmo salar chromosome ssa01, Ssal_v3.1, whole genome shotgun sequence contains these proteins:
- the LOC106609120 gene encoding diacylglycerol lipase-beta, yielding MPGMVAFGRRWGIASDDLVFPGSFELFVRVLWWIGTLALYTLHKGKFDCSGGRVLHSYLVVLLILLAFIILSLCAIVYVSAQGTITNPGPRRSIPVLVYVRAMLYVPEIIWAILGAIWVSDDSHGCRPAEVGAVIAAVVASWILLLSTGVGVLFVFDPLGTTHPGSQSQELLGVRDLESSQGSQLLSTARSVAVRVWESRLRLLCCCLPRDESHRAAFSSIAQLVSGFFSDTDLVPSDIAAGLALLHQEQDKMEQCRDPDEALSHSPSSPIAEDLQAELEKAAHCMQFAVAAYGWPMYVYSNPLTGACKLSRDCCKTQSAEYDIVGGDNMGCHFSSVLHSTGLQYRDFIYVSFHNQIYEIPFFVALDHKREAVLVAIRGTLSLRDLLTDLSADCENLPVEGVSGTCYAHKGMSQAASYICKKLLNDGILNQAFTIAPEYKLVITGHSLGGGTASLLAILLRSSFPTLRCYAFSPPGGLMSKALADYSKEFVVSVVLGKDLVPRLSYPNMEDLKRRILKMVSNCNKPKYRILLQGCWYELFGGEPDDFPTEMDNRRKEELNQPLLGEESLLIRSSSSYQGLASEESPVHGSHLPLFLPGRILHITEDGPSRRSCFSQVRYRVEWSSETAFRSVLISPRMMADHMPDAVLLSLRSLTQDRPFNLCPSSLSNSHLNVI